A stretch of the Acyrthosiphon pisum isolate AL4f chromosome A2, pea_aphid_22Mar2018_4r6ur, whole genome shotgun sequence genome encodes the following:
- the LOC100574382 gene encoding uncharacterized protein LOC100574382 isoform X2 codes for MSQVKEYKILKMSGNSKKDILKQTKLFHSGPNKSCSKQEVNDLVFEYIICEMRPLVTVEKRSFKKLILGLTHSKDESIIPNRKQILQLLKNSYNSYVSMLSDLIQKSKFICTTADIWSGNNKSYLGMTCHLIDPITYERKSFVLGCKRIIGSHTYLNITETMTCMTQEYNIHYSKISHTVTDNASNFAKAFRTFSTSVKSTQSTTLSVGDLNEDGSPFEDSDVETENITVVDIGQIFTNSEDQNIDESFCLPPHMRCCAHTLNLISTTDIKKIKDASYINISESTFKKLFSFWTLISRSTVASDKILEKCGCKFPIPVVTRWNSLYDSSLKVLKYKQQLTKAFDDLHLIKLKLSEWTFLEEYCQVMEPLAISLDKLQGENNSFLGYVAPTILVLRRLLISFTDLKYCKPLSFAIIQAIETRFNYILDLSRPESKDFIIASISHPKFKLSWVPLRYMNLCKNLFITECCLRMNTETKSTNLTITQSDKDDSDDDFFDSICNDNDFTSPSESESRNSNLANLQALSFLNLKKKDLDILNDFPVIKEVFLKYNTTIPSSAAVERLFSKAVQVLTTRRNRLSDDTFQMLLCCRSKYDL; via the exons ATGAGTCAAGTTAAGGAGTACAAAATCTTGAAGATGTCTGGTAATTcaaaaaaagacattttaaaacaaacaaaattgttccATTCAGGGCCAAACAAAAGTTGTTCAAAACaagag GTAAATGATcttgtttttgaatatattatatgtgaaatGCGACCACTGGTGACTGTCGAAAAACgtagttttaaaaaactaattttgggACTCACCCATTCAAAAGACGAATCCATTATTCCAaacagaaaacaaatattgcaacTATTGAAAAATAGTTACAACTCATATGTTTCTATGTTATCAGATTtgattcaaaaatcaaaattcatttGTACAACAGCAGACATATGGAgtggaaataataaaagttatctag GAATGACTTGTCATTTAATTGATCCTATAACTTATGAAAGAAAATCATTTGTTTTGGGCTGTAAGCGAATAATCGGAAGTCACACTTACTTGAATATCACTGAAACAATGACATGTATGacacaagaatataatattcattactcAAAAATAAGCCATACGGTTACAGATAATGCAAGTAATTTTGCAAAAGCTTTTAGAACTTTTTCAACAAGTGTAAAATCAACTCAGTCAACTACTTTAAGTGTAGGTGATTTAAACGAAGATGGATCACCCTTTGAGGATTCAGAtgtggaaactgaaaatataactGTGGTAGATATTGGTCAAATATTTACCAATTCTGAGGATCAAAATATAGACGAGTCATTTTGTTTACCCCCACATATGAGGTGTTGTGCACACactctaaatttaatatcaacaactgatataaagaaaattaaagatgcaagttacattaatatatctgaatcaacattcaaaaaattgtttagctTTTGGACTCTCATTAGTAGAAGTACAGTTGCTTCAGACAAAATTTTAGAAAAGTGTGGCTGTAAATTTCCTATTCCTGTAGTAACTCGTTGGAACTCTTTGTATGACTCTAGcttaaaagttttaaagtataaacaacAGTTGACTAAAGCATTTGATGATttgcatttaataaaattaaaattaagcgAATGGACTTTTTTGGAAGAATATTGTCAAGTCATGGAACCATTAGCTATATCACTAGATAAGTTACAAGGtgaaaacaatagttttttggGGTATGTAGCTCCAACTATTTTAGTTCTAAGGCGTCTGTTAATATCTTTTACAGATTTGAAATACTGTAAACCATTAAGCTTTGCTATTATTCAAGCTATTGAAActcgttttaattatatattggaTTTAAGTCGTCCAGAAAGTAAAGACTTTATTATAGCCTCTATAAGTCATCCCAAATTCAAGCTAAGTTGGGTACCACTTAGGTATATGAATTTATGTAAGAACCTATTTATAACTGAATGTTGCTTAAGAATGAATACCGAAACCAAATCAACAAATTTGACTATTACACAGTCTGATAAGGATGACAGTGATGATGATTTTTTCGATAGTATTTGCAATGACAATGATTTTACCAGCCCATCTGAATCCGAATCAAGAAATTCTAATTTAGCAAATTTGCAAGCATTATCTttcttaaatttgaaaaaaaaagatcttgacattttaaatgattttccagtaattaaagaagtatttctaaaatataatactaccaTTCCATCATCGGCAGCTGTAGAGCGGCTATTCAGTAAAGCTGTTCAAGTGTTAACAACAAGACGCAATCGACTCAGTGATGATACATTTCAAATGCTGTTATGTTGTAgatcaaaatatgatttataa
- the LOC100574382 gene encoding uncharacterized protein LOC100574382 isoform X1, translating to MDKYLNKRKHDNTIDECEIDNGDNVAGPSQSSKMESAENKIQNYLLDGKYYKIISVEGTKISASCQLCSKKIIAYNNSTGNLLSHYKLLHSSIMSQVKEYKILKMSGNSKKDILKQTKLFHSGPNKSCSKQEVNDLVFEYIICEMRPLVTVEKRSFKKLILGLTHSKDESIIPNRKQILQLLKNSYNSYVSMLSDLIQKSKFICTTADIWSGNNKSYLGMTCHLIDPITYERKSFVLGCKRIIGSHTYLNITETMTCMTQEYNIHYSKISHTVTDNASNFAKAFRTFSTSVKSTQSTTLSVGDLNEDGSPFEDSDVETENITVVDIGQIFTNSEDQNIDESFCLPPHMRCCAHTLNLISTTDIKKIKDASYINISESTFKKLFSFWTLISRSTVASDKILEKCGCKFPIPVVTRWNSLYDSSLKVLKYKQQLTKAFDDLHLIKLKLSEWTFLEEYCQVMEPLAISLDKLQGENNSFLGYVAPTILVLRRLLISFTDLKYCKPLSFAIIQAIETRFNYILDLSRPESKDFIIASISHPKFKLSWVPLRYMNLCKNLFITECCLRMNTETKSTNLTITQSDKDDSDDDFFDSICNDNDFTSPSESESRNSNLANLQALSFLNLKKKDLDILNDFPVIKEVFLKYNTTIPSSAAVERLFSKAVQVLTTRRNRLSDDTFQMLLCCRSKYDL from the exons atggacaaatatttaaataaaagaaaacacGACAATACCATAGATGAATGTGAAATAGACAATGGGGATAATGTCGCTGGACCGTCTCAATCAAGTAAAATGGAATCtgcagaaaataaaatacaaaattacttgcTTGATGgcaaatattacaaaatcatATCTGTCGAAGGAACAAAAATATCTGCTAGTTGTCAATTGTGCTCTAAGAAAATTATTGCTTATAACAATTCAACTGGAAACTTACTAAGTCACTATAAA ttattacattcAAGTATAATGAGTCAAGTTAAGGAGTACAAAATCTTGAAGATGTCTGGTAATTcaaaaaaagacattttaaaacaaacaaaattgttccATTCAGGGCCAAACAAAAGTTGTTCAAAACaagag GTAAATGATcttgtttttgaatatattatatgtgaaatGCGACCACTGGTGACTGTCGAAAAACgtagttttaaaaaactaattttgggACTCACCCATTCAAAAGACGAATCCATTATTCCAaacagaaaacaaatattgcaacTATTGAAAAATAGTTACAACTCATATGTTTCTATGTTATCAGATTtgattcaaaaatcaaaattcatttGTACAACAGCAGACATATGGAgtggaaataataaaagttatctag GAATGACTTGTCATTTAATTGATCCTATAACTTATGAAAGAAAATCATTTGTTTTGGGCTGTAAGCGAATAATCGGAAGTCACACTTACTTGAATATCACTGAAACAATGACATGTATGacacaagaatataatattcattactcAAAAATAAGCCATACGGTTACAGATAATGCAAGTAATTTTGCAAAAGCTTTTAGAACTTTTTCAACAAGTGTAAAATCAACTCAGTCAACTACTTTAAGTGTAGGTGATTTAAACGAAGATGGATCACCCTTTGAGGATTCAGAtgtggaaactgaaaatataactGTGGTAGATATTGGTCAAATATTTACCAATTCTGAGGATCAAAATATAGACGAGTCATTTTGTTTACCCCCACATATGAGGTGTTGTGCACACactctaaatttaatatcaacaactgatataaagaaaattaaagatgcaagttacattaatatatctgaatcaacattcaaaaaattgtttagctTTTGGACTCTCATTAGTAGAAGTACAGTTGCTTCAGACAAAATTTTAGAAAAGTGTGGCTGTAAATTTCCTATTCCTGTAGTAACTCGTTGGAACTCTTTGTATGACTCTAGcttaaaagttttaaagtataaacaacAGTTGACTAAAGCATTTGATGATttgcatttaataaaattaaaattaagcgAATGGACTTTTTTGGAAGAATATTGTCAAGTCATGGAACCATTAGCTATATCACTAGATAAGTTACAAGGtgaaaacaatagttttttggGGTATGTAGCTCCAACTATTTTAGTTCTAAGGCGTCTGTTAATATCTTTTACAGATTTGAAATACTGTAAACCATTAAGCTTTGCTATTATTCAAGCTATTGAAActcgttttaattatatattggaTTTAAGTCGTCCAGAAAGTAAAGACTTTATTATAGCCTCTATAAGTCATCCCAAATTCAAGCTAAGTTGGGTACCACTTAGGTATATGAATTTATGTAAGAACCTATTTATAACTGAATGTTGCTTAAGAATGAATACCGAAACCAAATCAACAAATTTGACTATTACACAGTCTGATAAGGATGACAGTGATGATGATTTTTTCGATAGTATTTGCAATGACAATGATTTTACCAGCCCATCTGAATCCGAATCAAGAAATTCTAATTTAGCAAATTTGCAAGCATTATCTttcttaaatttgaaaaaaaaagatcttgacattttaaatgattttccagtaattaaagaagtatttctaaaatataatactaccaTTCCATCATCGGCAGCTGTAGAGCGGCTATTCAGTAAAGCTGTTCAAGTGTTAACAACAAGACGCAATCGACTCAGTGATGATACATTTCAAATGCTGTTATGTTGTAgatcaaaatatgatttataa
- the LOC100574301 gene encoding G-protein coupled receptor 61-like yields the protein MMVYRIGQVTSSPINVLLTHLSAVDLIICIAVLLSILPETFNQYEKVAPWLCPVHGFLFNFLHPMAIWTVCGLNCDRYYAIAAPLHYGTLVNSRKIMLGLCGTWIVCLLISLPPVFRLVPYTYQPGLPVCTTDFSKGRATIFYSIFYTTITLVLPGVIILGCNIKVFTIARYHRHRIASAIFEVTLSAQVTITHQRNPFFLPTAMANKLRRSNAFSAVFQIVGSLAVFYLPYYGVCLYESLCAAVGAAPRTDPAVKSLSFALITGSALCNGLLYGIKNKLLKKTYQNYRRKMMTKCEVNQEIQARTPSACGSRRPSLTPVAAAAGHGKTPATPAAAPLLLLCSRRSSLMSLSETGEPPVAMAARRLPGATCSANALDFGNFYADVHFNGGVGGGVSGGGGSSIRRCYSSTTNDDGSDRGGRCAVANRSAFVRRILRDSRRSPRILITRAMSEESEPYSSEQSSGTVAICDLKDRCRVGAHKLSSSAVTLFIDDCRPNSGRVHCPTDVEFDFDDDCGGGGGGGGCDDDDEDTSLAYYSSPSSSNDGSGCAANGGLTRLTRLSA from the exons ATGATGGTTTATAGGATAGGACAAGTA ACGAGTTCACCGATCAACGTGTTGCTTACGCACTTGAGCGCTGTGGATCTGATTATTTGCATTGCTGTACTGTTGTCCATTTTACCAGAGACATTCAATCAGTACGAAAAAGTCGCTCCGTGGCTGTGCCCTGTTCACGGATTTCTGTTTAATTTCCTACATCCAATGGCCATTTGGACAGTGTGTGGTCTCAACTGTGACAG atattatgcaATTGCGGCACCATTGCATTACGGGACACTAGTAAACAGCCGCAAAATCATGTTGGGCCTCTGCGGCACGTGGATTGTATGCTTGTTGATCTCATTGCCACCGGTTTTCCGGTTAGTTCCTTACACTTATCAACCGGGCCTACCTGTTTGTACCACGGATTTCAGCAAAGGTCGAGCAAccattttttatagcattttctatacgacCATTACTCTAGTACTGCCTGGTGTCATCATACTTGGATGCAACATAAAA GTGTTCACGATCGCTCGGTACCACAGGCACCGCATAGCATCAGCGATTTTCGAAGTGACGCTGTCGGCACAGGTGACCATCACGCACCAGCGGAACCCGTTCTTCTTGCCAACGGCGATGGCAAACAAGCTGCGCCGGAGCAACGCGTTCTCCGCCGTGTTCCAGATCGTCGGCTCGCTGGCCGTGTTCTACCTGCCGTACTACGGCGTGTGCTTGTACGAGTCGCTGTGCGCGGCCGTGGGCGCGGCGCCACGCACCGACCCAGCCGTCAAGTCGCTGTCGTTCGCTCTCATCACCGGTTCGGCGCTGTGCAACGGGCTGCTGTACGGCATCAAGAACAAGCTGCTGAAGAAGACGTACCAGAACTACCGACGCAAGATGATGACAAAGTGCGAGGTGAACCAGGAGATCCAGGCCCGGACGCCGTCGGCTTGCGGGTCGCGCAGACCGTCACTGACGCCGGTGGCCGCGGCGGCCGGCCACGGCAAGACCCCGGCGACCCCAGCGGCCGCGCCACTGCTGCTGCTCTGCAGCCGCCGGTCGTCGCTGATGAGCCTGTCTGAGACGGGCGAACCGCCGGTGGCGATGGCGGCCAGACGTCTGCCCGGCGCCACGTGTTCGGCCAACGCTCTGGACTTCGGTAACTTTTACGCGGACGTCCATTTCAACGGTGGCGTCGGTGGCGGTGTCAGTGGTGGCGGCGGCTCGTCCATCAGGCGGTGCTATTCGTCGACCACCAACGACGACGGGTCCGACCGAGGCGGCCGGTGCGCAGTGGCCAACCGTAGCGCGTTCGTCCGGCGCATATTGCGCGACTCGCGGCGATCGCCCAGGATATTGATCACGAGGGCCATGTCCGAGGAGAGCGAACCGTACTCGTCGGAACAGAGCAGCGGGACCGTGGCCATCTGCGACCTGAAGGACCGCTGCAGGGTCGGCGCCCACAAGCTGTCATCGTCTGCCGTCACGCTGTTCATCGACGACTGCAGACCCAACAGCGGCCGCGTTCACTGTCCGACGGACGTCGAGTTCGACTTCGACGACGattgcggcggcggtggcggtggcggcggctgcgacgatgacgacgaagaTACGTCGCTGGCCTACTACAGCAGCCCGTCGTCCAGCAACGATGGGAGCGGTTGCGCGGCCAACGGCGGCCTCACGCGGCTGACCAGGCTGTCCGCGTGA